The following coding sequences are from one Rhodobiaceae bacterium window:
- the gloB gene encoding hydroxyacylglutathione hydrolase, which produces MSKLVIHQIPCLSDNYGYLIHDPEADTTATIDTPEVGPIEAALKSHGWELTHILNTHHHYDHAGGNLELQDKTGCAVIGPRDEADKIPGIEKEVGDGDTFLFGTHEVRVIGVPGHTLGHIAYYFEEEGVAFVGDALFALGCGRVFEGTPDQMWSSLEKLMALPDETAVYCAHEYTQANAKFAATIEPGNADLTARIAEIDKLRARGEPTVPTTIGLERKTNPFVRPSSDEIQKTIGLGGASATAIFTEVRHRKDNF; this is translated from the coding sequence ATGTCCAAGCTTGTGATCCATCAAATACCCTGCCTCAGCGACAATTATGGCTACCTCATTCACGACCCGGAAGCTGATACAACGGCAACAATTGACACACCCGAAGTAGGGCCAATTGAAGCAGCGCTGAAATCCCACGGCTGGGAACTGACGCATATTTTGAATACGCACCATCATTACGACCATGCAGGGGGCAATCTAGAGCTCCAGGACAAGACCGGGTGCGCCGTAATCGGTCCCCGCGATGAGGCCGATAAAATTCCAGGCATTGAAAAGGAAGTTGGTGACGGAGATACATTTCTGTTCGGCACACATGAAGTACGCGTCATTGGCGTCCCTGGTCACACACTCGGACACATCGCCTACTACTTCGAAGAGGAAGGCGTCGCCTTTGTGGGCGATGCACTATTCGCCCTTGGGTGCGGACGCGTTTTCGAAGGGACACCCGATCAGATGTGGTCCTCGCTGGAAAAACTCATGGCTCTGCCGGACGAGACGGCGGTCTATTGTGCCCACGAATACACACAGGCCAACGCCAAGTTCGCCGCAACGATTGAGCCCGGCAATGCAGATCTTACGGCCCGGATCGCCGAGATCGATAAACTGCGCGCCCGCGGCGAACCAACAGTGCCAACGACAATCGGTTTGGAACGCAAGACAAACCCGTTTGTCCGGCCTTCCAGTGACGAAATTCAGAAGACCATCGGCTTGGGCGGTGCGTCAGCTACGGCGATCTTCACCGAAGTCCGTCACCGCAAAGACAATTTCTAA
- a CDS encoding hypothetical protein (cupin superfamily (DUF985)), whose translation MSKASSTPINPDQLIGKLGLQPHPEGGHFRETFRDNPPEGQQRASSTAIYYLLKAGERSHWHRVDATEVWHWYAGDPLRLSIAANDEDTPEHMTLGPNISAGERPQGIVRKDEWQAAEPLGAWTLVGCTVAPGFDFAGFELAPKDWQPGTTTK comes from the coding sequence ATGAGTAAGGCATCAAGCACGCCGATAAACCCTGATCAGTTGATCGGTAAGCTCGGGCTGCAACCTCATCCGGAAGGGGGCCACTTTCGCGAGACCTTTCGCGACAATCCCCCTGAAGGCCAACAACGTGCATCCTCCACAGCGATCTACTACCTTTTGAAGGCAGGCGAACGATCTCATTGGCACCGCGTGGATGCGACAGAAGTCTGGCATTGGTATGCAGGTGATCCCCTGCGCCTGTCAATTGCCGCCAATGATGAGGATACCCCTGAGCACATGACCCTGGGCCCAAACATATCGGCAGGAGAGCGCCCGCAGGGTATTGTCAGAAAAGATGAATGGCAGGCCGCCGAACCATTAGGTGCCTGGACACTGGTTGGCTGCACCGTCGCACCCGGGTTTGATTTCGCAGGATTTGAACTAGCGCCAAAGGATTGGCAGCCAGGCACCACGACAAAATAG
- a CDS encoding methyltransferase domain protein, which yields MYPDVVDLRSFYTKPLGRVARHVIGHQLRNVWPNVSGMTVAGFGYATPYLRPFLGEATRVLALMPAEQGVVRWPTDGPGLATLADETHLPLPDECVDRLVLVHSVENSEALRALLRQAWQVLAPGGRLLIVAPNRHGFWARRDKTPFGHGRPFTRMQLSELLRGAMFTPTLWRSCLFVPPFGVRPFIRSALAWERLGRISGGRFAGVILVEAAKQMYATPPLAVENGVRRRLTAPVGRLAPGNVTGNVTGRAGSATMPHSDHKTD from the coding sequence ATGTATCCAGATGTTGTTGATCTCAGGAGCTTTTATACCAAACCATTGGGGCGGGTTGCGCGGCATGTGATCGGGCACCAGTTGCGCAATGTCTGGCCGAATGTGTCTGGTATGACCGTGGCTGGGTTTGGATATGCCACCCCCTATCTCCGACCTTTTCTCGGGGAGGCCACGCGGGTGTTAGCTCTTATGCCTGCAGAGCAGGGCGTTGTGAGATGGCCGACAGATGGTCCGGGCCTGGCAACGCTGGCGGATGAGACACATCTTCCCTTGCCCGATGAATGCGTCGACCGGTTGGTGCTCGTGCACTCCGTCGAGAACAGTGAAGCCTTGCGCGCTTTGTTGCGCCAAGCCTGGCAGGTGCTCGCGCCTGGTGGCCGGTTACTCATTGTTGCGCCTAACAGGCATGGCTTCTGGGCGCGTCGAGACAAAACACCGTTTGGCCACGGACGCCCCTTTACCCGGATGCAGCTTTCTGAATTGCTTCGAGGAGCGATGTTCACACCGACGCTCTGGCGGTCCTGTCTCTTCGTTCCGCCTTTTGGTGTTCGCCCGTTCATACGGTCTGCTTTGGCATGGGAGCGGCTCGGGCGCATAAGCGGTGGTCGGTTTGCCGGTGTCATCCTGGTAGAAGCGGCGAAGCAGATGTATGCAACGCCACCGCTCGCTGTTGAAAATGGCGTTCGCCGTCGCCTCACCGCACCGGTTGGTAGACTGGCGCCTGGGAATGTCACAGGAAACGTGACAGGACGGGCAGGATCAGCCACCATGCCGCACTCAGACCACAAAACGGATTAG
- the tyrA gene encoding prephenate dehydrogenase produces the protein MSGDTHFERVALIGLGLIGSSLGHAMKRAGLASEIVGSARSEATRVRALEIGFIDRAEASAADAVKGADLVVLCTPVGAVGAVAQDIAPHLAEGAILTDVGSVKASLIDDVGPHVPEGVHFIPGHPIAGTEQSGPDAGFPELFDGRWCILTPLEDSDPDMVAKLSRFWEACGSKIDVMEAKHHDLVLAITSHLPHLIAYNIVGTADDLEAVTKSEVIKYSAGGFRDFTRLAASDPTMWRDVCLNNRDAILEMFGRFSEDLAAMQRAIRWGDGDALFELFTRTRDIRRSIVDAGQEVAAPNFGRDPAKDD, from the coding sequence ATGAGCGGGGATACGCATTTTGAGCGAGTCGCTCTTATTGGCCTTGGGCTTATTGGATCGTCTCTCGGCCATGCAATGAAACGCGCGGGGCTTGCAAGCGAGATTGTTGGTTCTGCCCGTTCTGAAGCAACACGCGTTCGGGCCCTTGAGATTGGCTTTATCGACCGGGCGGAGGCAAGTGCTGCTGATGCCGTAAAGGGCGCTGACTTGGTGGTGCTTTGCACGCCTGTTGGCGCCGTTGGCGCCGTGGCGCAAGACATTGCACCGCACCTTGCTGAAGGTGCCATCCTGACAGATGTGGGATCGGTCAAGGCATCGCTGATCGACGATGTTGGGCCTCACGTGCCTGAAGGTGTTCATTTTATTCCGGGCCACCCGATTGCGGGGACGGAACAGAGTGGTCCGGATGCGGGCTTTCCCGAACTCTTCGATGGGCGCTGGTGCATTCTAACGCCCCTCGAAGACAGCGATCCCGATATGGTCGCCAAACTCTCCCGTTTTTGGGAAGCATGCGGTTCAAAGATCGATGTGATGGAAGCCAAGCATCATGATTTGGTGCTCGCGATCACAAGCCATCTGCCGCACCTCATCGCCTACAATATTGTGGGGACCGCAGATGACTTGGAGGCAGTCACCAAGTCAGAAGTGATCAAATACTCTGCTGGTGGCTTTCGGGATTTCACGCGACTTGCCGCATCTGACCCGACCATGTGGCGGGATGTGTGCCTCAACAATCGCGATGCCATTCTAGAAATGTTTGGACGTTTCTCCGAAGACCTGGCCGCCATGCAACGGGCCATCAGGTGGGGCGATGGGGACGCTCTATTTGAGCTGTTTACCCGTACGCGTGACATTCGCCGTTCCATTGTGGATGCGGGACAGGAAGTGGCGGCTCCGAACTTTGGCCGCGATCCCGCTAAGGACGATTAG
- a CDS encoding hypothetical protein (uncharacterized protein conserved in bacteria (DUF2125)): MSRLPEPMKNIRWSLILPFILIAVGAIAYSLWWVGVANRVEVAILKWQTDQAAKGISVSWDNLDTGGYPYRIQVEIAGGRIDAPDAPRAWTWEADSLSAQTLAYRLNHVIVDIPGAQRVHYSEPRDGHEQKFTLNLTSDVFWASYVDESAQEQRLSADIQNLAATRSQQTDAGPVLAGGAAAGRLQLHGRPAPEVAGTAFDIALKGQDISWVDLGDATWAGSEIAHLEAQTRITDLPPGFPNALATFLPDAAANGTKLAISEFSLEWGPIEMTGQGEVKLDRLGRPEGRFRTSVGNLDGLIDALVSAGIVSQQSARLAFAGMAALSSMQGEENGRVRLPVAMKDGVLFLGPVAAARLEPLY, translated from the coding sequence ATGAGCCGTTTGCCTGAACCTATGAAAAACATCCGCTGGTCGTTGATTCTCCCATTCATACTCATTGCTGTAGGCGCCATCGCCTATTCGCTCTGGTGGGTCGGTGTTGCTAACCGGGTCGAGGTTGCCATTCTGAAATGGCAGACTGATCAGGCGGCCAAGGGAATTTCTGTGAGCTGGGACAACCTGGATACCGGTGGCTATCCCTACCGGATACAGGTCGAAATCGCTGGTGGCCGCATAGATGCACCGGACGCCCCCCGCGCATGGACCTGGGAAGCCGATAGCCTGAGCGCACAAACACTCGCTTACCGACTCAACCATGTCATTGTCGATATTCCCGGCGCCCAGCGCGTCCATTATTCAGAACCACGCGACGGGCATGAGCAAAAGTTCACCCTCAACCTCACCTCCGATGTGTTTTGGGCAAGCTATGTCGATGAAAGTGCGCAGGAACAACGTCTTTCCGCAGACATTCAAAACCTCGCCGCCACAAGATCACAGCAAACTGATGCCGGCCCTGTTCTCGCAGGCGGCGCAGCAGCAGGACGATTACAACTGCACGGTCGCCCTGCGCCAGAGGTAGCTGGAACAGCCTTTGACATCGCCCTGAAAGGCCAGGACATCTCGTGGGTGGACCTGGGTGACGCGACTTGGGCGGGAAGCGAAATTGCCCACCTGGAAGCCCAGACCCGCATCACAGACCTGCCTCCAGGCTTTCCAAATGCGCTTGCCACTTTTCTGCCCGATGCAGCGGCAAACGGCACAAAGCTTGCCATCTCAGAATTCAGCCTCGAGTGGGGCCCCATCGAGATGACCGGCCAGGGAGAAGTCAAACTGGACAGACTGGGACGCCCGGAAGGTCGTTTCCGCACAAGCGTTGGAAATCTCGATGGCCTGATCGACGCTTTGGTAAGCGCTGGCATTGTCTCGCAACAAAGCGCCCGCCTGGCTTTTGCCGGCATGGCGGCACTTTCAAGCATGCAAGGCGAGGAAAACGGCCGTGTTCGCCTGCCTGTGGCAATGAAAGATGGCGTTCTGTTTCTAGGACCAGTTGCTGCTGCCCGGCTGGAGCCGCTTTACTAG
- a CDS encoding ChaC-like protein, with translation MWRPGFPFVERYAARLHGYHRSFCVFSHVHRGTKERPGLVFGLDRGGSCRGFAYQVAPEHADATRLYLQEREQVTSVYLDVTRSLTLLDGPLPKVEALCFIVDRDHEQYAHKLDFDRQVELIAHGEGQSGKNPEYLQSTVEHLQEMQISDQGLETLWRAVEQRLGQPSLRP, from the coding sequence ATGTGGCGCCCTGGGTTTCCGTTTGTCGAGCGATATGCCGCCCGTCTACACGGCTACCACCGGTCCTTCTGCGTGTTTAGTCATGTTCATCGCGGAACGAAGGAACGTCCTGGGTTGGTCTTCGGTCTGGATCGCGGCGGGTCCTGTCGCGGTTTTGCTTATCAGGTTGCGCCAGAACATGCAGACGCCACGCGGCTTTACCTTCAAGAACGCGAGCAGGTGACCAGTGTCTATCTTGATGTTACGCGGTCCCTGACTTTGTTGGATGGACCCCTGCCCAAGGTTGAGGCACTTTGCTTCATCGTTGACCGGGATCATGAGCAATATGCGCACAAGCTCGATTTTGATCGACAGGTGGAACTGATTGCGCATGGGGAGGGCCAGTCAGGAAAGAACCCTGAATATCTTCAAAGTACAGTCGAGCATCTTCAAGAGATGCAGATCAGCGACCAGGGGTTGGAGACGCTTTGGCGCGCTGTAGAGCAGCGTCTAGGTCAACCGTCTCTGCGCCCGTAA
- the hisC gene encoding histidinol-phosphate aminotransferase, which translates to MTSLTPQPGIMDIVPYVGGRESADGAARVFKLSANETPLGPSPKAIEAFRAVGDSLEIYPDGSGLVLREAIADRFGLNADRIVCGAGSDELLHLLAQCYLGPGDEAIVSEHGFLVYPIITKAAGAKVVTVAETDFTATVDAFLAAQTDATRVVFLANPNNPTGTYIPTDEVRRLRAGLRDDVLLVLDAAYAEYVRRNDYEAGIEMVATHDNVVMTRTFSKIYGLAALRLGWAYCPEAVADVLNRVRGPFNVNTPALMAGVAAMKDQAHVERAADHNETWATWLTREIAALGLEVLPASANFLSIRFPDVDGRRAADADNFLMKRGLILRGVGAYGMPDFLRLSIGTEEANRLVVEALTEFMGEHP; encoded by the coding sequence ATGACATCGCTGACACCACAACCCGGCATTATGGACATCGTACCTTATGTCGGCGGCAGGGAGAGCGCTGACGGCGCTGCCCGCGTGTTCAAGCTCTCTGCAAACGAAACGCCGTTGGGGCCCAGTCCCAAAGCGATCGAGGCATTTCGTGCGGTTGGAGACAGTTTGGAGATCTATCCGGATGGGTCAGGCCTGGTGCTCAGAGAAGCGATCGCTGACCGGTTTGGGTTGAATGCTGATCGGATTGTCTGCGGGGCTGGCTCAGACGAATTGCTGCACCTATTGGCGCAATGCTATCTCGGGCCCGGAGATGAGGCGATCGTCAGTGAACACGGATTTCTGGTCTACCCAATCATCACAAAGGCAGCGGGGGCGAAGGTTGTGACTGTCGCTGAGACAGATTTCACCGCCACTGTGGATGCTTTTCTGGCGGCGCAGACCGATGCGACGCGGGTTGTGTTCTTGGCAAACCCCAACAACCCAACGGGCACTTACATACCGACAGACGAAGTTCGTCGTCTTCGTGCAGGCTTGCGCGATGATGTTTTGCTCGTCCTTGATGCGGCCTACGCGGAATATGTCCGGCGGAATGATTATGAAGCAGGCATTGAGATGGTTGCCACCCATGACAATGTGGTGATGACACGGACCTTCTCGAAGATCTACGGCCTGGCGGCTCTGCGTCTGGGCTGGGCCTATTGCCCGGAAGCGGTGGCTGATGTTTTGAACCGGGTTCGCGGTCCCTTCAATGTGAACACGCCTGCCTTGATGGCAGGTGTTGCCGCCATGAAGGATCAGGCACATGTGGAGCGGGCGGCCGACCATAATGAGACCTGGGCAACCTGGCTGACACGGGAAATTGCAGCGCTTGGTCTTGAGGTGCTGCCTGCTTCGGCGAATTTCCTGAGCATCCGATTTCCGGACGTTGACGGACGGCGGGCGGCTGACGCGGATAACTTCCTGATGAAGCGCGGATTGATCCTGCGTGGCGTGGGCGCCTATGGCATGCCGGATTTTTTGAGGCTGAGCATTGGCACCGAAGAAGCAAACCGCTTGGTCGTCGAGGCACTGACTGAGTTTATGGGGGAGCATCCATGA
- the metX gene encoding homoserine O-acetyltransferase, whose product MGTSADISGGQSRSQDEQGLAFEMVTFQSDQPLRLDSGEDLYPVVQAYNTYGTLNADKTNAVLVCHALTLDQHAANVHPATSKEGWWQGMIGPGRPIDTDRFFVICPNVVGGCQGTTGPESINPETGKPYGLNFPVITIADMVRAQVQLIDHLGIEKLFCVAGGSMGGMQTLEWASTYPDRVFSAIPIATAARHSAQNIAFHEVGRQAVQADPEWHNGAYYEHGTRPRKGLAVARMAAHITYMSEGSLFQKFDRNLQDGDEFTYGFGPDFQIESYLHHQGSTFVDRFDANSYLYITRAMDYFDLAAGHGDSLANAFKGTETRFCVVSFTSDWHYPTTYNKQIVHALNAVAANVSFVEIESDKGHDAFLLDEPEMFSTLRGFIDSAAERRGLA is encoded by the coding sequence ATGGGTACAAGTGCAGACATATCCGGCGGTCAGTCCCGGAGCCAAGATGAGCAGGGTTTGGCGTTTGAAATGGTCACGTTTCAATCAGACCAGCCCCTACGCCTCGATTCCGGTGAAGACTTGTACCCAGTCGTCCAAGCCTACAACACCTATGGGACCTTAAACGCCGACAAAACCAATGCGGTGCTGGTCTGTCACGCCCTGACGCTTGATCAACATGCAGCCAATGTGCACCCGGCAACCAGCAAAGAGGGTTGGTGGCAAGGAATGATCGGTCCCGGCCGTCCAATCGACACAGACCGGTTCTTTGTGATCTGCCCGAACGTCGTCGGCGGCTGCCAGGGAACAACCGGACCTGAGTCCATTAATCCTGAAACAGGTAAGCCCTACGGTCTCAACTTCCCCGTGATAACCATCGCCGATATGGTCCGTGCGCAGGTGCAGCTGATCGACCATCTAGGCATAGAGAAGCTCTTCTGCGTCGCAGGTGGCTCAATGGGCGGCATGCAAACGCTGGAATGGGCGAGCACCTATCCAGACCGTGTTTTTTCAGCGATCCCCATCGCCACGGCCGCACGCCATTCAGCCCAGAACATTGCATTCCACGAAGTGGGTCGCCAAGCGGTACAAGCCGATCCGGAATGGCATAATGGTGCTTACTACGAGCACGGAACGAGACCCCGCAAGGGTCTGGCTGTCGCCCGCATGGCTGCCCACATCACCTATATGTCTGAAGGCTCGCTCTTCCAGAAGTTCGACCGGAACCTGCAGGACGGCGACGAGTTTACCTATGGGTTTGGACCTGACTTCCAGATTGAGAGCTATTTGCACCACCAGGGGTCAACCTTTGTCGACCGCTTTGACGCGAACTCCTATCTCTACATAACTCGGGCAATGGACTATTTCGATCTGGCCGCAGGGCATGGTGACTCGCTTGCGAACGCCTTCAAAGGTACTGAGACACGTTTCTGCGTCGTCTCTTTCACCAGTGATTGGCACTACCCCACGACCTACAACAAACAGATTGTGCACGCCCTGAACGCAGTCGCTGCCAATGTGAGCTTTGTCGAAATCGAGTCAGACAAGGGACATGACGCCTTCTTGCTTGATGAACCGGAAATGTTCTCCACGCTTAGAGGCTTCATCGACAGCGCAGCAGAACGACGGGGGCTTGCATAA
- the pgdA gene encoding peptidoglycan-N-acetylglucosamine deacetylase — protein MRKTLTSLCALGLLVAASAIAQAEEQSAACIEAGGPSRTVMVPETVQSYGTMQYARTVDLDPKEVVLTFDDGPDPDVTPIILDTLDKYCVKATFFFTGHRAERYPHLVREAALRGHTIASHSYSHPNNLRRLSWNRATRQITRGISEIQAALDGAPETAHVSVAPFFRFPGLNHSSALRGWLAARNISTFSCDVGTDDWRRISSRAVVYRAVRNIRSKSGGIVIFHDTKQRTAAALPFVLKQIRNEGYRVAHMVPERDMPTEQAQTVNPPSSGPNVEIPSLEHSTDLSLRSAL, from the coding sequence ATGAGAAAAACACTAACCAGCCTATGCGCGCTTGGACTTCTGGTCGCAGCCTCTGCCATAGCTCAGGCGGAAGAGCAGTCTGCTGCCTGCATCGAGGCAGGTGGTCCAAGCCGCACCGTCATGGTCCCAGAAACTGTTCAAAGTTATGGCACCATGCAATATGCCCGCACGGTCGATCTCGATCCAAAGGAAGTGGTCCTAACGTTCGATGATGGACCAGACCCGGACGTCACCCCAATCATCTTGGACACGCTCGACAAATATTGCGTCAAAGCGACCTTCTTCTTTACCGGACATCGCGCAGAACGCTATCCCCATCTCGTGCGCGAAGCAGCGCTCCGTGGACACACGATTGCTTCACACTCCTATTCGCACCCTAACAACCTCCGACGCCTGAGCTGGAATCGCGCAACCCGCCAGATCACCCGGGGTATTTCGGAGATCCAGGCCGCACTGGATGGTGCACCTGAAACAGCACATGTCTCCGTGGCGCCCTTTTTTCGCTTCCCTGGCCTCAATCACTCAAGTGCCTTGCGGGGTTGGTTGGCGGCACGGAACATTTCCACTTTCTCCTGCGATGTCGGCACCGATGACTGGAGACGCATTTCCTCTCGCGCTGTGGTCTACCGCGCGGTCCGGAACATCCGCTCAAAAAGTGGAGGGATCGTCATCTTTCATGACACCAAACAAAGGACCGCGGCAGCTTTACCTTTCGTGCTGAAACAAATCCGCAATGAAGGCTACCGCGTCGCCCATATGGTGCCGGAACGCGACATGCCTACAGAACAGGCACAAACGGTCAATCCTCCATCCAGCGGGCCAAATGTTGAAATTCCGTCACTTGAGCACTCCACTGATCTTTCGCTAAGGTCTGCCCTATGA
- a CDS encoding hypothetical protein (bacterial protein of unknown function (DUF882)) encodes MKKLRQISAPNRRQILSSGLALGSALVTPAIVQAQAPYKRTLRMQSLNSGERLTITYWADGEHLAETFSAINWFMRDLRTNTTTQMSTDLLDLMWEVDQLTPSRAPLYTMSGYRSPTTNARLAARSEGVAENSFHMQGMAMDLTQDFNDVGMLYRVAKSLGKGGAGYYPTSRPFVHLDVGPPGTWVYPAPGRGDESTS; translated from the coding sequence ATGAAGAAACTACGCCAGATAAGCGCGCCCAATCGACGACAGATCCTCTCGAGCGGACTAGCACTAGGCAGCGCCCTAGTGACCCCCGCGATCGTGCAGGCTCAAGCTCCCTATAAACGAACATTGCGCATGCAGAGCCTGAATTCCGGTGAACGGCTGACCATTACCTATTGGGCAGACGGTGAACATCTGGCCGAGACCTTCAGTGCGATTAACTGGTTTATGAGGGATCTAAGAACCAACACCACCACACAGATGAGTACGGACTTACTGGACCTCATGTGGGAGGTGGACCAGCTAACCCCCTCACGCGCACCGCTCTATACAATGTCCGGCTATCGGTCACCCACAACCAATGCCCGTCTGGCAGCGCGTTCAGAAGGTGTTGCTGAAAACAGCTTCCACATGCAGGGAATGGCCATGGACCTAACCCAGGACTTCAACGATGTCGGCATGCTCTACCGCGTCGCAAAGTCGCTGGGCAAAGGCGGGGCGGGCTACTACCCGACAAGCCGGCCTTTTGTCCACCTGGATGTTGGACCACCGGGAACCTGGGTTTATCCCGCTCCCGGACGAGGTGACGAGAGCACCAGCTGA
- the glnB gene encoding nitrogen regulatory protein P-II 1, producing the protein MKMIVAIVKPAVTEHVMDALAEIGISGLTVSEVKGHGRQKGQTEIYRGAEYQVTLVPKVRFEIAVEDSVVDSVVDTICKTASTGKIGDGKVFVMDMASAVRIRTGERDSEAIGA; encoded by the coding sequence ATGAAAATGATCGTCGCAATTGTGAAACCTGCGGTAACAGAGCATGTGATGGATGCGCTCGCGGAGATCGGCATTTCCGGCCTGACGGTGAGCGAAGTTAAGGGACATGGTCGCCAAAAAGGGCAGACGGAGATTTACCGTGGAGCCGAGTATCAGGTCACGCTGGTGCCGAAGGTTCGTTTTGAGATTGCCGTGGAAGATTCTGTCGTCGACAGTGTCGTCGATACGATCTGCAAGACCGCGTCGACGGGCAAGATCGGCGATGGCAAAGTGTTTGTGATGGATATGGCCTCAGCCGTCCGGATCCGGACTGGCGAGCGAGATTCCGAAGCAATCGGTGCTTGA
- a CDS encoding winged helix DNA-binding domain protein gives MTLQISNAQAKSLLLEKQGLGQKPSGPFNADKLQDLINQLGYVQLDSINTVERAHHMILHSRADGYRHKHLKELHEERGTLFEHWTHDACLIPTEFYPHWRHRFSRAKERLSHPNWQKRMGPDGAKVVRAVKARIKKEGPLMSRDFEDKGQGAWWGWGPSKTALEYLWRAGELAIVRREGFQKVYDLTDRCIEDCHRDEKPSLTQTIDWKCREALKRLGTATHGEIAAYWASVSNKQAADWVQKQMEHDLIPVEIEGHDGTWRKSIAFTSIEEELDALKTPIKRLRLLSPFDPVVRDRKRAERLFGFDYRVEIFVPEKKRQYGYYVLPILEGSKFTGRTDVKVHRKEGRVEVKGLWLEEGVKLSAAREEALRKALQRLTKFTGAETVDLDAALQRAKASPTPGR, from the coding sequence GTGACACTCCAAATATCAAACGCCCAAGCCAAATCCTTGCTTCTGGAGAAGCAAGGCCTCGGTCAAAAACCATCCGGCCCTTTCAACGCAGACAAGTTGCAGGACCTTATAAACCAGCTTGGATATGTGCAGCTCGACAGCATCAATACCGTCGAGCGCGCCCATCACATGATCCTGCACTCCCGCGCAGACGGTTATCGCCATAAGCATCTGAAAGAACTTCACGAGGAGCGCGGCACGCTGTTCGAGCACTGGACTCATGATGCCTGCCTCATACCAACCGAGTTTTATCCCCATTGGCGCCACCGGTTTTCCCGCGCCAAGGAACGATTAAGCCACCCAAACTGGCAGAAACGAATGGGGCCTGACGGCGCCAAAGTCGTCAGAGCCGTGAAAGCCCGCATCAAGAAAGAAGGCCCCCTCATGTCGCGAGACTTTGAGGATAAAGGCCAGGGCGCCTGGTGGGGATGGGGCCCCTCAAAAACAGCGCTGGAATATCTCTGGCGGGCCGGAGAGCTGGCCATCGTTCGACGGGAAGGCTTTCAGAAAGTCTATGATCTGACCGATCGCTGCATTGAAGACTGCCACCGCGACGAAAAACCGAGCCTCACTCAGACCATTGACTGGAAATGTCGCGAGGCGCTGAAGCGGTTGGGCACAGCGACCCATGGGGAAATCGCCGCCTATTGGGCAAGCGTCTCCAACAAGCAAGCAGCCGATTGGGTCCAAAAACAAATGGAGCACGACCTGATCCCAGTAGAGATAGAAGGCCATGACGGAACATGGCGGAAGTCTATCGCCTTCACGTCTATTGAAGAAGAACTTGATGCGCTTAAAACACCGATAAAACGCCTTCGCCTACTAAGCCCTTTTGATCCGGTGGTCCGTGACAGGAAGCGCGCTGAACGCCTTTTTGGATTCGACTATCGCGTCGAGATATTTGTTCCAGAAAAGAAACGCCAATATGGCTATTACGTTTTGCCAATATTGGAAGGGTCGAAATTCACGGGACGAACCGATGTCAAAGTCCACCGAAAAGAAGGCCGTGTCGAAGTAAAAGGCCTTTGGCTGGAAGAGGGCGTAAAGCTGAGTGCCGCCCGTGAAGAAGCACTTAGAAAGGCACTGCAGCGCCTCACGAAATTTACGGGCGCAGAGACGGTTGACCTAGACGCTGCTCTACAGCGCGCCAAAGCGTCTCCAACCCCTGGTCGCTGA